In the genome of Anabrus simplex isolate iqAnaSimp1 chromosome 2, ASM4041472v1, whole genome shotgun sequence, the window ACACGCAGTGATGACGTCAGTTATTCACCACCTGAGGAGCGAGGACAGTCATTGTGATGCGTGACGAGTTGCTGGGTGTACGGCTGGAGCGAAGTTACGCATCGCGAGGTGTAGATTCTTCCAAATGCCAGGTCGGAGTTGACAGGAGGGCGAGGATAAGTGAATGTCACAGACCAGATGTACATATCCTAAACGAGTACCAAGCTGTGCAAGTTCCCAAACAGTCACCTGTCATTCTGCCCCCGACTCGATCATCCACGCGCAATGAAAGACATCTTTCAACAACTGCACGTTAGCTGCTAATTCTTTGAAATTTTTAGTTTGATTGGACAGGGTACGTATATATGTAAGTAAGCATAATGTGGGGCAACCCAAAGAGGCACTAGCATCAGCATTCCTCGTTACTGACTAATTTACCTACATGAATGAACTAAGAAAGTATAGTAATATGTTACCTTTCGGCGATTCCACCTGGCTCTATGTTGGCGATGACGTAGCGGATATTTGGACATATCACTCCCCTCTGATGGTGTAGTTGTAGAGGTTCTGGGGTTTGTTGCTCAAGGTGAATACCTAAACTGTCATCCATCCCATTCTTTATGATTCGAATAAGCCTAAACCTTCTTCTGCAGGGATCTCGCTGTCTCAGATCCCTCATTGGTGAGGTTACGGGAGATCTGCAACTACTCCTCCTCGAATAACTTGTATTAATATTAACGGAAATTGTTTCACTTTGTGGACTGTTAGCAAGCATACTATTCAGGCTTTCAGATGAGTTGTCGAGTATAGATGGAGTTGGTGAACAACGTTCTCTCAAATAAGAGTCATTGCAACTGAGACTGTCACGTTTAGACGACTGATCTTCAGCAGTGTCTTTAACAGCTTCATCATTGTCTTCACGGACAGTAACCGGTCTTGCAGAACATGTCTGAACTTCTAGTAACTGAGACGTTAAGAACTGATGTCGCTTTGTTTGATAGATGTCGTCACATGAAGAATTCATATCTTGAAAGTAGTGGCGAGGTGGCTTTGGTAGAAGTCTACCTCCAGATCCTTTTCGTTCCCAAGTGACACTGTCATCAGCCACGCTTCTGTTCGACTCTTTAGAAGCTCCCGGAATTTGAAGGGAAGACGCACTCGATGACCTAGCATACCTGCTGCGACGTACCCACGTTGATGATTTGGGAGGAGATTCTTCGATTGTTGGCGTCGAGGAGCGTACGGGTAATGGAGTGATATCATTCATTTCGGATAAAATTTTGTTTGTAGTCTCGATGTGTCCTAAATCGGATTCGTGAATAGAACCTGAGTCAGAACTTTCATTCGCCATGATACCACTGTCACCATCCTGGTCTGTTGCAGTGGAACATCGTTCTCCTGCCTCAGCTTTGGTATTTGAATGATCCTCCCCATGTCGCGGGCCATCACTGTCGTATCCGGATTCATTTGAACTCACATAATAATTACTAACTGGCAGCAGGGACTTATCGCCTTCCGTGTTCGAAACATTGCTTTGGTAAGAAACTGTAGTAAATGACTGACTCATATTTGGTTGATATGGGTAACTACGTCTAAATACGCGAATGTCTGCAGGTTCCTTCCGTCTACGTCCTAAAGTACTAGTTCCTTCAAGAACAGGTGACAATATATCTTCCGCCATTCTCGCAGACGGTACATACTCTTCAGAATTTGCACGTAATCGAAATGCTCTTTCATTCGCTGAACTGTTCATAGATGAATCTGTGTTTTGATCAGAAAAACTTTCTCTGTTAGACCTTATCCTTCTCCTATAATGCTGGTTCATTACACTGCCACCATTTTCTTCTGGAAGTACGGAAAGCTTCGATCGAAGAAACGCATATGGAAAATGACCTCGTCTGTTTGTTCCTGATATTATAGGCGAAGAGCTTGTTCCTAAACTCGCAATGTTGTCACAGCTCATAGCCTTTGCTGGTAAATAATCTTGCTCAGTGTTAATCGTTGGCCTTTGAGCTTTTGAATCGGTGGCGTCACTCACTTTGATACAATTGGAGACCATATATTTACCATTACTCTGTGGAAGAGGGAAATCTTCGCCTTCTCCTCGTCGCATATGGGCCGTAGCAAGTTGGGATGTGGAACAGCTCTTGAAGAGCACGTTTCCCCCTGGTAGAGTAGACTCCAACGCAGCTATATTTTCCTTAATATTTCGGTACGGCCCTACCTGGTTCTTGGTTGAATTTAACATTCCTGTGGAACCCATACGGAAGAAGAAATTCTTCAGTGGTGATGGTGATTGCTCACGTGAATGGCATGCGTTTGGTTCGGAGTCTCTTCGACTGTTCGATTCCGCCGTACTGCGTCCTAGGCGCCAAGGTGGCTTCTTCCGTATGCTTTCACCTGTTTGTGGAGCAATTGTGGTATTGAGAGACTCTTTTGCTTCACCTCGGCGGAACTGATCCAATTTTCGTCCCATTCTTCGGCCCCACGTTGACAACACTGCAAAAAGAACATAAAAACCAAATTAGCAATATGTTGCCTTTCTAAGGTATGAACAGACCTAAATGTAATACAATGATTCCTTTCAgatttatggaaaatatatttcctACATTAAGTCATAACTAAGCTATCTACTTTTGAGTCTCTGAAAATCAGCATGATTGGATATGAATTCTGTTCTTAAaattaaatcccaacaccaagaagcagtgttcggaaggcgtgtttgcacatccAAAATATGACACCTGTTCAAATTTGCACGATattcgacgaagagtggtgcttgTAGTGTCATTATGACCTTGCGAAACAAGTTAGCTTCAAATATGCGATGTGCACTTCGTgtgcgttagtcatcgtccggtgtagACGTGAGGTAGGTGTGattcaaacatgcctttaaggagacaacGAAGGCAATAGTattatggcgtatggcctctggggaggcccggtgcaggtctttttctagtagacgacctATAGGCGACGTGTATGACTGTGAAGTTCGGGCCCTTCCTAAGATCACCTTTAATGTTgaagatgtcacaaacacccaCCCCAGAGCCAGATGAATTAAGCAATTAAGTTTGAAAACCCTGaaccggccggaaattgaaccctggacccctcATGACCAAAGGACAGCATACTAACTATTGTCATGCAACTGGGCATAACATGCAGTGACAGCAggttactgagtttgaacgaggccgtgttaATAGGGCTACGGAAAGGTGGATGTTCTATCCACGATGTTGTAGAAAGACTTGGCAGGgttgtatccacagtgcatcggtgttggcaacaagaagaccaggatccgGCCGTACACGGGCCATTATGGAAAGGGAAGACCGCTGTGTTAACCGCATAGCTGTGGTGGAGCGTAGCGCATCTGCAACAGCCGTTAGAGGTTCAGTTACAGCGaattgtaacaaatcgattacttcaCGGCAGCTCCGAGCCAGATGTCCTGTAGCGTTCAGGTCAGTAACTCCGATTCAATGCCATCTgctacttcagtggtgtcaagttagTGATCATTTGACGGCGGAGTGGAGATAGGTTGTGTTCTCAGGCGGTAGTCGTTTCTGTCTTGGTACCAGTGTTGGCCGTAcgttggtaaggaggaggccaaGTGAGCACTTGGAAAAAATATGTCTGCGGCGGCGTCACACTGGACCTATACCGGAAGTTATGGCCTGGGAGAGAGATTTCCTTTGACTGCAGAAGCGTTCTCATCATTATCTCAAGAATCTCGACTGTGAATTTCAACGACAGACTGGTGATTGAATCgtttgtgctgccattcattcgcagtattcaagagcGTTTTCTCCAAGAGGATAACGCTcctcctcataccgctgctgttaCCCAACAtcctctacagagtgtcgaccagttgctttgccctgcgagatcaccagaccatTCGCCCACTGAggacgtatgggacattatgggaagACAAATCCAGCGATGCATGCTTGCATTCTAAATCGTAGCGACTACAGAGGTTATTAATGTGATACCATGCCGCATGTCTTCTCGcgtatacttgaacctgtgacctggaaacattaatcaaataaatatgttacctagacaactgTTTGGCCTAAATTGTGTTCAACTAAACTAAAGTCTTCTcgatgttgggatttcatttttcgccagtgtataTGACATGCAAATCGTTTCATTTTCCCTTTTTAAAGCATAACTTAGTTCTGAATTTAACAAGCAATCTCTTACTGCAATTTACAGAACTAATTCTCTTGAGAAGCATAGGATCAGCTAACAGCTGTTAAGAAATTTTCCAAAATAGCTTATTCAGAAACCAAAGACTCCCAGGCAACAACGGTCGAAACTTTTTCGTAATATCCTTGCAAAGAGTCAACTCTACTTTTAGATCGCCAACAAACTGAATTGATTTCGCAGACACCATGACGAGGACAGTTTAGAAAAGAAATCAGCTTCGTTAACATTCCAAAGTAACAAGTATTTCATGTTGAGAGCTGGAGCTGAGTACAATTTCGATATGTTTCATAAACTTGTTGTATATGATGTGTAGAACTGATCTATGAAACAGTATTTAAATCGTTAATAGATATCACTAGAcgagggaattattattattattattattattattattattattattattattattattacttgtttatacgtcccactaactacttttagggttttcggagacgcgatgtgccggaagtttgtcccgcaggagttcttttacgtaccagtaaatctaccgacatgaggctgacgtacttgggcaccttcaaatgccaccggactgaaccaggatcgaacccgccaagtttgAGTCAAAAGGCTAGCGCCTGAacgatctgagccactcatcccggcagacGAGGGACAATCTTTTATACATTAAATATGTGCATGAGCCGTGTTCCTTATGACTATGACGACTGAACATCTTGTGATTtctacaacaacaactacaactactactactactactactactactactactactactactactactacaaattgTTGGGGTTTTTAATCAAGAATCTGTATACTTTTTCCAGTAGTAGTTATATATTTAACCCTTCAAACTTCTAAATGATGTAATGATAATAAATGTACTACTGTTCATCGATGTATTTATTGTGATTACAACACGTCATGATTCCCAGTTCCAAATGTTCACGATAATTATTACATATATGTAAAACATAaccaataatatttaaaacattcaatATCTTTAGTccatttcaatcgtgaaattagcaGCGTTTTACCCCTGTGTAGCGGTGTAAACTACACTGAGATGGCAGATTCGACTAGTACATACCATCGACTCAACCGAGGTAATTTTAAGCTACATGACCATTTAAAGGAttcaatacatacatcttcattatagactgttatttcCTCGAGGGTAATTGCACTGCCAACATTGTTCTCCTACCCAAATAACTCtgttgccaataataataataataataataataataataataataataataataataataataataatagtgatcataataataataataatgtccgggtCCATGGATAAAGGGTTAGCATGTTGGGCTTTGGTCCAgcgggtaccgggttcgattctcggctgggtcggggactttaaccttcattggttaattccgacggctcgggggctgtgtgtgtgtgtgtgtgtgtgtgtgtgtgtgtgtgtgtgtgtgagagagagagagagagagagagagagagagagacgtcttcagcatcagaattcatcataggtaaggccctaTTCCCATTGATGAGCAGATCGCCTATACGTCGTTATCTCAagagaccttcaccaggcctcttagGAGGCGAAAcgccattatcatcattattattattattattattattattattattattattattattgccgttgttgtaatgataataatgataataataataataataataataataataataatgataattttttaCGCTCCACTGATTACCACACACAATCTGTCGACATGAGCCGGGACGAACCCGTCAGCTTGGGCGAACTCTATGAGCCACTTAACCTATCAAAGATGTATACGAATACAGATACGAATTATTATAGTTAATTATTTAACATCATTTAATCTTGATGTAAATCTCAACAGACGTCGGTATTGTATCCCGTAGGAATTATTTCACGTGGCGGAAACCAACGACATGAATCTGTCTCAATAGACACCATCAACTACCACAGACTTCATCCTTCTAACTACCTGACACTATCTGTCAACACAAGGATGTTGGGAAGAGTATGACTAGCAACTGCTGTAACGAGATCAGCATCATtcatcgagcaagttggccgtgcatttaggatcgtgaagctgtgaagttgcattcgggagatggtgggttcgaatctcaccggtggcagccctgaagatggctttacctttgtatccaattttcacacaagaaagtttctggggctgtaccttacttaagtctACGGCAACTAACTTCCGAATTCTATCCCTTCCCCGTCCTTGTGTCACCGAAaccctccgatgtgttagtgcgacgctaaacCACTAACCAAAACGTCATCAGTCTACAATAATTAACATATCTATAAATATATTAATGAgtctaaataaaatatttgaattcGCAGAAGCTCTCCAGTTGCTAAAGGTATAAAACTGACTTTGGCACGTCTCAGGTCCTGCATTGTAAGGAGAATGAAAGATAATCGTACAGAGCAAGAGAGGCCGGCAGGAAGTTAGTATGCACCATCTGTTGCCACAACACATCGGCGTACTGTATGTTTAAAACATCTGACTGGTGTTCGATCCAAATCACTTGACAGTCTAGTTTCTCTGGGAACGTAACACAGTCACAGAATTCACAGATGGTTGCCCATTGGGATTACCATTTCAAAAGGCTTCAAAGAGAGGATGAGTCTGGCGATTTGTAGCTCACTGGACCGCATCTGTTGGGAGTTATTTATGAAACTAGTCGCGCAGCACTTGAATGTAATACCACTTCGACGACTCTCTGTGAAGAACTCGCTAATCGCCATGACTTTCATACTAAAGGGCTTCAAGCGCACTTCATTTTGAACAGATAAAAGTCGTACATTCTCGCAATCATTTATggagaaggaagccattctttttttGGTGTCAACTCAGTTAATATAAATTCACTCTCTTTTTTTCAGGTATGTTTTAGTGTTCTAGTTTTCAATGGCCAAGCGAGGCTGATTACTTCAATACCTCCAATAAACTCTTCATTCGTGATAATTATATTTACAGATGATAGGGAATAGTTATTTCCTGTAGACCTTAAAAACTCCTACGAAGTAGACATAATGCCCAGATTCTCAAAATGTGGCCACGATTTGAATCCCTGTTGCGCAAGTGACTTCTACGTAAATGGAAAAACACCTCCCTGAAATTGAGAGTACACTTTAAGAGAGATTCTATAAATTTGGAAAACTGTTTACCAAGTAAAAATTCAGGCATTTTCTATTTTGCAGACTCATTCAAATGCAGAACTATACATGCAAGTGCACTTCACTTTTGCATTTATATTCTCGTAATACCATCAAATATACAGCTTAACTCTAAGACGTATGCCTTGATCCCATTTCGTgacacggggtcggggatgaggtggtATGAAATTATATGACATATTTTAAGGCCAGATACCCTTtccgacgccaacctcagttgaggagctgctGAAGATGAGATAAATAATGGTGAATTAAATTCGGTAAGGGTATGGGAGGAATCAGCTGTGGCATATTAATAGTAACACTACAAGGTGTTAACATCTGGAAGATACTATAATAAGAACAAATAAACAATTTTTAAAACATACAACTACCTGATCCATTCTTGTGATATATAGCATTTTTTGTTAATCtagtactagcagtttcccgctggctccgcccgcaatgtacaaagtatggtgttgtacgttactatcctcacggatgtatttgcaaagtttcgagttaatgaaataaagcacatgatcagCTGTGTTAATAGAATGTAATACTATGTCCAAAAAGaacacttaaaaatacatcacacaaagaaatggaattaaacgttccttggaacgacactacgcgccgaactgttaaaaagtccttcaaaaatcttcgtcatggagacaatgtactcataacttttctcagaatctaccaatttaagtatttATTACCTCAGAAGAAAGCTATTGATTTACTGGGTGTTTTTAGATCAAAGCGAAGTGCGTAGCTCAATTATaacaattagaacgaaagatatgattccttcaatgagaaaaaatattgaagaaatgagacgtcaaattgaatctgcactcataactttcctcagaatcaaccaatttgaatagttaagagctactatgaaagagcttgatccactgagtgttattagatcaaaacgaactccgtacctcaattagaaccaaatttatgattgcttcaaagagacaaaaaattgtaaaatcaaataatttgaggaaggcgggtTAAGTGGTTTATAGTacatgatgacaaatctgtgcatgaatacctttcagttttaaaaaaataaggaaagcgaccggatagaatggccggactgactgactttagttttcataaaatatatatatgtatatagatttaatcgttcagcataggTATATGCTACCCCAAATAACTGTTGACAAGGAAAACAAAACCAAAAACCTTGTTACTTAAGAATCAAGGGTAAAACAAACTCTTCCAAGTGATGTGATTTGAAGTCGACCTTCAATACGCCCTTCTGTAACGGCACAAGGGAGCACAGTTTAGTAACAGACAACAGCTGACAGACAAAAAATACAATTGTTCACAAACACAAGGTTATGACCCAATTTTCAGTTTCTGGTTAACCATTTTCCGGTAAAATGCGTcatattgaataaattattattaattgactTAGAAGTTGATTAAGTGAGTACCTAAGCAATAGCACACGAGTTTAAATGAATACACGGATTTACAAGACCAATGACTGGATATCTTCTTTGCGAAAGTAAAATATATTGAAGAAGACTACTTTTAACCCGGCGTGGAAATGATGACAGTTTCCCAAGGCCGAAGAACACAGAACCAGGCAATATTTTTAgcttcttgaagaacgtcttggttTGCATGAGACTACGTGTTCCAGTTCACGATGTAATTGTTCCCTTCGAACGTGCGAAGG includes:
- the LOC136862937 gene encoding uncharacterized protein; amino-acid sequence: MRLFRGRRHSDPPPSLTDVAPDLQTPSARDLAAPRGSAEYQTVKAVPALVLEEASPKEMKKLLSTWGRRMGRKLDQFRRGEAKESLNTTIAPQTGESIRKKPPWRLGRSTAESNSRRDSEPNACHSREQSPSPLKNFFFRMGSTGMLNSTKNQVGPYRNIKENIAALESTLPGGNVLFKSCSTSQLATAHMRRGEGEDFPLPQSNGKYMVSNCIKVSDATDSKAQRPTINTEQDYLPAKAMSCDNIASLGTSSSPIISGTNRRGHFPYAFLRSKLSVLPEENGGSVMNQHYRRRIRSNRESFSDQNTDSSMNSSANERAFRLRANSEEYVPSARMAEDILSPVLEGTSTLGRRRKEPADIRVFRRSYPYQPNMSQSFTTVSYQSNVSNTEGDKSLLPVSNYYVSSNESGYDSDGPRHGEDHSNTKAEAGERCSTATDQDGDSGIMANESSDSGSIHESDLGHIETTNKILSEMNDITPLPVRSSTPTIEESPPKSSTWVRRSRYARSSSASSLQIPGASKESNRSVADDSVTWERKGSGGRLLPKPPRHYFQDMNSSCDDIYQTKRHQFLTSQLLEVQTCSARPVTVREDNDEAVKDTAEDQSSKRDSLSCNDSYLRERCSPTPSILDNSSESLNSMLANSPQSETISVNINTSYSRRSSCRSPVTSPMRDLRQRDPCRRRFRLIRIIKNGMDDSLGIHLEQQTPEPLQLHHQRGVICPNIRYVIANIEPGGIAERDGRLLVGDEIVNVNGRLLRGVPTLEDAQKLLGRCVPSSPSANGVEVELVIARDEERPDVVTPKSPLLLRGPRNAMSFEERNLYAIPAIPVRERSKSHEINRALHHVMTGVPFTCQPTVDEDKVSENIGHTVLPTLSSVLPNKEDISLLQSAANPNPHENRVSVGRHSFSAIINASRQEHIPLLQRTYSESAESKSPMGEIVDDVFDHTAAMAVLSPLTEHKDLSESPQVKDIFLKLNSELSSRDQRNVLVTSPGRFMPTGRPTQQQFLSAAIVPMTIHTVVFEKGPGKKSLGFSIVGGRDSPRGHMGIFVKTIFPNGQAAETGSLLEGDEILAVNGEPMHSLSHAEAIGVFKRIRTGQVALRLARRRQGHRSSKSKSCENLE